The Stutzerimonas stutzeri DNA window CGTCTATGAAGGCGAGTATCTGCTGGGTACCTCCATCGCCCGTCCGTTGATCGCCAAGCGACTGATCGAGATCGCCAACGAGACCGGCGCCGATGCCATCTCCCACGGTGCGACCGGCAAGGGCAACGACCAGGTGCGTTTCGAGCTGGGCGCCTATGCACTCAAGCCCGGCGTAAAGGTAATCGCTCCGTGGCGCGAGTGGGACCTGCTGTCCCGCGAGAAGCTGATGGACTACGCCGAGAAGCACGCCATCCCGATCGAGCGCCACGGCAAGAAGAAGTCGCCGTACTCCATGGATGCCAACCTGCTGCACATCTCCTACGAGGGTGGCGTGCTGGAAGACACCTGGACCGAGCACGAAGAGGACATGTGGCGCTGGACCAAGTCCCCGGAAGCCGCGCCGGACACCCCGACCTACATCGAGCTGACCTACCGCAAGGGTGACATCGTCGCCATCGACGGCAAGGACATGACGCCAGCTCAGGTTCTGGCCGAGCTGAACCGTATCGGTGGCGAGAACGGCATCGGCCGCCTGGACATCGTCGAGAACCGCTATGTCGGCATGAAGTCCCGTGGCTGCTACGAGACCCCTGGCGGCACCATCATGCTCAAGGCCCACCGCGCCATCGAGTCGATCACCCTCGACCGCGAAGTGGCGCACCTCAAAGACGAGCTGATGCCCAAGTACGCCAGCCTGATCTACAACGGCTACTGGTGGAGCCCCGAGCGCAGCATGCTGCAGCAGATGATCGATGCCTCCCAGGTCAACGTGAACGGTGTGGTGCGCCTGAAGCTGTACAAGGGCAACGTCATCGTGGTCGGCCGCAAGTCGGACGATTCGCTGTTCGATGCCAACATCGCGACCTTCGAAGAAGACGGCGGCGCCTACAACCAGGCCGACGCTGGCGGCTTCATCAAGCTCAATGCGTTGCGCATGCGCATCGCCGCGGGCAAGGGCCGCACCCAGTTCTGATAAGCTGACGCGCCTGAGCCAACCGACCCCGGCCATGTGCCGGGGTTGTACTTTCTGCACTGCCACAAGCGCTGCCGAACGAGGAGAC harbors:
- a CDS encoding argininosuccinate synthase, producing MADVKKVVLAYSGGLDTSVILKWLQDTYNCEVVTFTADLGQGEEVEPARAKAQALGVKEIYIDDLREEFVRDFVFPMFRANTVYEGEYLLGTSIARPLIAKRLIEIANETGADAISHGATGKGNDQVRFELGAYALKPGVKVIAPWREWDLLSREKLMDYAEKHAIPIERHGKKKSPYSMDANLLHISYEGGVLEDTWTEHEEDMWRWTKSPEAAPDTPTYIELTYRKGDIVAIDGKDMTPAQVLAELNRIGGENGIGRLDIVENRYVGMKSRGCYETPGGTIMLKAHRAIESITLDREVAHLKDELMPKYASLIYNGYWWSPERSMLQQMIDASQVNVNGVVRLKLYKGNVIVVGRKSDDSLFDANIATFEEDGGAYNQADAGGFIKLNALRMRIAAGKGRTQF